The Raphanus sativus cultivar WK10039 unplaced genomic scaffold, ASM80110v3 Scaffold0962, whole genome shotgun sequence genome includes a region encoding these proteins:
- the LOC130503457 gene encoding uncharacterized protein LOC130503457 has translation MSLFLLLALLLLPLVTPSSQSSIRNLLEARGLPGGLFPDNVESYSLDVKTGELEVQLQNPCFARFENRVYFDSVIKANLSYGGLVGLQGLTQEELFLWLPVKGIAVNDSSSGLVLFDIGVAHKQISRSLFEDPPVCYPPGSIMEKIEKRKMDIQLQR, from the exons atgtctctgtttcttcttcttgctcttcttctaCTCCCACTCGTCACTCCATCTTCACAATCCTCAATCCGAAACCTCCTTGAAGCTCGTGGTTTACCAGGTGGTTTATTTCCAGACAACGTGGAGAGTTACAGTCTGGACGTAAAGACAGGGGAGCTCGAAGTTCAGTTACAAAATCCTTGTTTTGCTCGTTTCGAAAACAGAGTATACTTTGACAGTGTGATTAAAGCAAATCTTAGCTACGGTGGGCTTGTTGGGCTTCAAGGTTTGACACAAGAAGAGCTTTTTCTTTGGTTACCAGTCAAAGGCATCGCAGTGAATGATTCTTCTTCTGGACTTGTTCTTTTCGATATCGGTGTTGCTCATAAACAAATCTCTCGCTCTCTCTTTGAAGATCCACCTGTTTGCTATCCACCTG GATCTATTATGGAGAAGATAGAGAAGAGAAAGATGGATATTCAACTCCAGAGATAA